Part of the Aquimarina sp. MAR_2010_214 genome is shown below.
ACACAATATTTCACATTCCATTAGATATATCGGTTAACCGACTATTGAAAAATGACCTTATGTCTTTGCGAAAATCTGTGGGACATTTTATATCATTTCACAAAAGACATGGCAATAGCTTAGCTACGCTGAAAGATTGATTGATTTCTTTTATACCACAAGTTTTCTGGATTTTCCGAGAAAAAAGATAAGCTCAAAATCACATATTTACCAAAAAAATAATGTATAAAACCAATAATGATATAACCGTAAAATTATTAGGTGTTCCTTATTGGTCATAACAAAATAACGTTAATACAGTCGTAATGATTTGTATTTGGATACGTTTAATTTTAAATAAAATTTCAGATACAGTCTATAGAGATGATTAAAACTCTGAAGTAAAATGAAACTCGATTGATGGATATTTTTGTTGTGTCATTTGTAAGCTGAAAGAAGAATCAGCCAAAAATACCAGTTGACCCTGTTTATCTTTTGCCAGAAACTTACTTTTTACACGTTTAAATTCTTTAAACTCATCATTATCCTGATCTTTAGCTTCTACCCAACATGCCTTATGAACATTTAGGTTTTCATACGTACACTTTGCGCCATATTCATGCTCTAACCTATATTGAATTACTTCATATTGTAAAGCACCAACCGTACCTATAATTTTTCTTCCATTCAATTCTAAAGTAAAAAGCTGGGCAACTCCTTCATCCATTAATTGATCAATCCCTTTCGCTAGTTGTTTAGACTTCATAGGATCTGCATTGTTGATATACCTAAAATGTTCTGGAGAAAAACTAGGTACTCCTTTATAATGCAAAATTTCTCCTTTTGTAAGAGTATCTCCGATTTTAAAATTTCCGGTATCGTGCAATCCAACAATATCACCAGGATATGATATATCTACAATCTCTTTTTTTTCAGCAAAAAAAGCATTAGGACTAGAAAATTTAAGCTTTTTATTGTGTCTTGTATGCAGATATGGAACGTTTCTTTCGAAGGTTCCTGATACAATTTTTATAAAAGCCAGTCTATCTCTGTGTTTTGGATCCATATTGGCATGGATTTTAAACACAAATCCTGTAAAATCTTTTTCTTCAGGATGCACTAATCGTACATCACTTTCCTTAGGCCTTGGTGGAGGAGCAATGGTAACAAAACAATCTAATAATTCTCTAACTCCAAAATTATTTAATGCCGATCCAAAAAACACAGGTTGTAAATCACCATTTTGATACTGTTCTTTTTCAAATTTCGGATATATACCTTCTACCAATTCTACTTCTTCACGTAATGTGTCTGCAGCAGTATCCCCGATTATATCATTAAGATCCTGAGAAGATAAATCAGATATTTCGATAGTCTCTTCAATATTTTTTCTACTATCACCACTAAAAAGGTTAATATTCTTCTCCCAAATATTATAAATTCCTTTAAAATCATATCCCATTCCAATAGGAAAACTTAATGGAGTAACGGTAAGGCCTAGTTTTTGCTCTATTTCATCCAGAAGCTCAAAAGCATCTTTTCCTTCACGATCCAGTTTGTTAATAAAAACGATCATAGGGATATTTCTCATTCTACAAACAGAAACCAATTTTTCGGTTTGTTCCTCGACACCTTTTGCAACATCAATCACAACAATTACACTATCCACAGCAGTTAATGTTCTAAATGTATCTTCAGCAAAATCTTTATGCCCGGGAGTATCTAGAATATTAATCTTAATGCCTTTGTACTCAAAAGCTAATACAGAGGTAGCAACAGATATACCTCTTTGACGTTCAATTTCCATAAAATCACTGGTAGCTCCTTTTTTAACTTTATTTGATTTTACGGCCCCTGCTTCTTGAATAGCACCTCCAAAAAGTAATAATTTTTCGGTCAACGTGGTCTTACCTGCATCAGGGTGAGAGATGATCCCAAAGGTTCTTCTTCTCCCAATTTCGTCTATAAATTTCATTTGATTTTGTTTATTATTCTAAATATTAGATATATGCTTAATAGTGCCAAATTTCTTATCATAACAGGACTTTGACGATTTATTCATTCTCCTACTCTTATAGTTTTGGCGATATTTATTATCAACTCTTATATCTAAATAAGGATGCAAATATAATATTAATAATGTATAGTTATATGTATGACTACTCTTGCTTATTGTTATTTAGCATAAATGCTTTAATCTAAGTAAATAACAATGTAAACTTCATAATTATGTAGGAAGAGTAATGTCTTTTATCTTCTAAAAGTGTTTGTGGACGAAAAGAATAGTTTTGACCACAAAATTTTATTGTAAAACAAAAAAATATTATAAAATTTGTTTTTGTCAAATCTACGGTTTTAACGTAATTAAATTAAGGTATTTTGCTACAGATCTGTTCG
Proteins encoded:
- a CDS encoding peptide chain release factor 3, whose translation is MKFIDEIGRRRTFGIISHPDAGKTTLTEKLLLFGGAIQEAGAVKSNKVKKGATSDFMEIERQRGISVATSVLAFEYKGIKINILDTPGHKDFAEDTFRTLTAVDSVIVVIDVAKGVEEQTEKLVSVCRMRNIPMIVFINKLDREGKDAFELLDEIEQKLGLTVTPLSFPIGMGYDFKGIYNIWEKNINLFSGDSRKNIEETIEISDLSSQDLNDIIGDTAADTLREEVELVEGIYPKFEKEQYQNGDLQPVFFGSALNNFGVRELLDCFVTIAPPPRPKESDVRLVHPEEKDFTGFVFKIHANMDPKHRDRLAFIKIVSGTFERNVPYLHTRHNKKLKFSSPNAFFAEKKEIVDISYPGDIVGLHDTGNFKIGDTLTKGEILHYKGVPSFSPEHFRYINNADPMKSKQLAKGIDQLMDEGVAQLFTLELNGRKIIGTVGALQYEVIQYRLEHEYGAKCTYENLNVHKACWVEAKDQDNDEFKEFKRVKSKFLAKDKQGQLVFLADSSFSLQMTQQKYPSIEFHFTSEF